The Bacillus sp. Marseille-Q1617 genome has a segment encoding these proteins:
- a CDS encoding glutaredoxin family protein has protein sequence MRKVTLYTQPDCPPCEVVKLFLKEYKIEYLEKNIKEDNGAREHLINQLKSYSTPTITVDDTVISGFNLEALKTALNL, from the coding sequence TTGAGAAAAGTTACGTTATACACCCAGCCTGATTGCCCGCCTTGCGAGGTAGTAAAGCTCTTCCTGAAAGAATATAAGATCGAATACCTTGAAAAAAATATTAAGGAAGACAACGGGGCAAGAGAACATTTGATCAACCAATTGAAATCCTACTCAACTCCTACCATCACTGTCGACGATACAGTCATATCAGGATTTAACCTGGAAGCGCTCAAAACGGCATTGAATTTATAA
- a CDS encoding MBL fold metallo-hydrolase: MSIERLDSRISLVDLMDLSMEARTGSYIIHEESLAIIETSASPSIPHLKKGLSKLNIKLEDIQYIILTHIHLDHAGGAGLFLEECPSATIIVHPKGFRHMNDPSRLIAGAKAVYGDDFDTLFAPIKPIPEKRMVVKNHGETLKLSEGCTLTFYNTPGHANHHFSIYDPVSGGMFTGDTCGIQYRADEASFYLPSTSPNQFNPDSMKEAIHFFRDMKLDRIYFGHYGMTEEVEQALNEVEGWLELFMEKAQKTFSPKASMDENVEKLSAELYNLAKASFVQKGLDPQHSLFQLLELDMKVSAMGIVDYLTKLQKGK, translated from the coding sequence ATGAGTATCGAGCGTTTAGATTCAAGGATATCATTAGTAGACCTGATGGATTTGTCAATGGAAGCACGGACCGGGAGCTATATCATTCATGAAGAATCACTTGCGATCATTGAAACATCTGCCAGCCCCTCAATCCCTCATCTAAAAAAAGGTCTCTCTAAGTTAAACATTAAATTAGAAGATATTCAATACATAATTCTGACTCATATCCATTTAGATCATGCCGGAGGTGCAGGCCTCTTCCTGGAAGAGTGCCCTTCAGCGACCATCATTGTCCACCCAAAGGGATTCAGGCACATGAATGATCCCTCGAGGTTGATCGCCGGAGCAAAAGCCGTTTACGGTGATGATTTTGATACATTATTTGCACCCATCAAACCAATCCCTGAGAAGCGCATGGTTGTTAAAAATCACGGAGAAACCTTGAAACTGAGTGAAGGATGCACTCTCACTTTTTATAATACGCCCGGGCATGCCAACCATCATTTCAGTATTTACGATCCAGTTTCAGGCGGAATGTTCACTGGTGACACATGTGGAATCCAATATCGGGCAGATGAAGCATCCTTTTATCTCCCTTCCACATCACCCAACCAATTTAACCCTGATTCAATGAAGGAAGCGATCCATTTTTTCAGAGATATGAAATTAGATCGGATCTATTTCGGTCACTATGGGATGACAGAAGAGGTGGAACAGGCTCTTAATGAAGTTGAGGGATGGCTGGAATTGTTCATGGAAAAAGCACAAAAGACATTTTCCCCCAAGGCCTCAATGGACGAAAACGTCGAAAAACTCTCTGCTGAACTATACAATCTGGCAAAAGCTTCTTTTGTTCAAAAGGGCTTGGATCCACAGCACTCACTATTTCAACTCTTGGAACTTGACATGAAGGTTTCTGCAATGGGAATAGTCGACTATTTAACAAAACTACAAAAGGGGAAATGA
- a CDS encoding MDR family MFS transporter: MSSLGKQGLKQTKKPYVLIAVMLAMFMGAIEATIVSTAMPAIVGDLGGFSLYSWVFSSYLLMNAVTVLIYGKLSDLFGRKPIITTGIVIFLMGSILCGLSQSMTQLIIFRFIQGFGAGAVLPMATTIVGDIYSKEERAKIQGYLSSVWGISAISGPLIGGILVEYVSWRYVFWVNIPLGILAIAGLWLFLHENIEKKKPVIDYGGAALLVLTVSSLMVVLVEGGVRLPWDSWQTILLVSTSVLGLGVFIYHEMRTPQPMMPFDLWKVRSILVANVVSLTTGIMLIGISSFLPAFVQGVMERSATVAGFTLTAMSIGWPISATIAGRLLLKAGYFFTSLIGGISLIVGASVFVFMQPSFGPLWAACGSFFIGVGMGLSSTAFIVSIQSTVEWKVRGIATATNMFMRNLGTTIGAALLGGILNSRLKDYLQESEAGGELSIDGVNALLSETERASLSPGLLQTLQEGLTSSLHTVYLVVLIFAAMSFIGIMFLPKDKGLKE, from the coding sequence ATGAGCAGTTTGGGGAAGCAAGGATTGAAGCAGACAAAAAAACCTTATGTATTAATAGCCGTCATGCTTGCTATGTTCATGGGAGCGATTGAAGCGACGATTGTATCGACGGCAATGCCTGCAATAGTTGGCGATTTAGGGGGATTCTCACTTTATAGCTGGGTATTTTCATCATACTTATTGATGAATGCCGTGACTGTATTGATTTATGGGAAATTATCGGATCTATTTGGAAGAAAACCGATCATTACGACTGGTATTGTCATTTTCCTGATGGGTTCAATACTTTGCGGATTATCACAATCAATGACGCAGCTGATCATTTTCAGGTTTATCCAAGGGTTTGGAGCAGGTGCGGTTCTTCCGATGGCAACGACGATTGTAGGAGATATTTATTCGAAAGAAGAGCGTGCGAAAATTCAGGGGTATCTATCCAGTGTATGGGGCATATCAGCTATCAGCGGTCCTCTTATCGGGGGCATTCTTGTTGAATATGTAAGCTGGCGTTATGTTTTCTGGGTCAACATCCCTCTTGGCATTCTCGCTATTGCAGGATTGTGGCTTTTCTTACATGAAAATATTGAAAAGAAAAAACCAGTCATTGATTATGGAGGAGCAGCGTTACTCGTATTGACCGTTTCCTCCTTGATGGTTGTGTTGGTAGAAGGCGGCGTCCGGCTTCCATGGGACTCCTGGCAGACGATTCTCCTCGTCAGCACATCGGTCTTAGGTCTTGGGGTGTTTATCTATCATGAGATGAGGACGCCGCAGCCTATGATGCCGTTTGACTTATGGAAGGTACGCTCCATTCTGGTAGCAAATGTGGTGTCACTGACTACGGGAATCATGCTGATCGGGATTTCCAGCTTTCTTCCTGCCTTTGTTCAGGGGGTCATGGAAAGAAGCGCGACAGTTGCTGGATTTACACTTACGGCTATGTCGATTGGTTGGCCGATTTCCGCTACAATCGCAGGCCGCTTATTATTAAAAGCGGGTTACTTTTTCACTTCCTTGATCGGAGGGATTTCTCTAATAGTGGGAGCATCTGTCTTTGTATTTATGCAGCCCTCCTTTGGGCCATTATGGGCTGCATGCGGTTCCTTCTTTATCGGGGTCGGAATGGGATTATCCTCTACAGCGTTTATCGTTTCCATCCAATCAACAGTTGAGTGGAAAGTAAGGGGTATAGCCACCGCCACAAATATGTTCATGAGGAATCTGGGAACCACGATTGGCGCGGCGCTGCTTGGAGGAATTCTCAATAGCAGATTGAAAGATTATCTGCAAGAGTCGGAAGCAGGCGGTGAACTGTCCATAGATGGAGTCAATGCTTTATTAAGCGAAACAGAAAGAGCCAGTTTATCTCCAGGCTTACTTCAGACTCTTCAGGAGGGGTTAACGTCCTCCCTTCATACGGTTTATCTCGTGGTCCTCATCTTTGCCGCCATGAGCTTTATTGGGATTATGTTTCTGCCAAAGGATAAAGGATTAAAGGAATAA
- a CDS encoding DUF3993 domain-containing protein: protein MEKRRLLLLFMIIGLVSAACGQVNQTQASTFKEKQALALVKEAFQTQVSLSEQPQSLEAIENQLNSSFTEELSDSFIEENVIKVEDGFQTFGSDFAPYYIPFFKYDEHTKVKYADGKWYIWEERTGEEKGPVSTEPGVEAVVLTKVKGDWKVSSITNELPGDITSYKE, encoded by the coding sequence ATGGAAAAAAGAAGATTATTGCTCTTATTTATGATCATCGGATTGGTTTCAGCAGCGTGCGGACAAGTCAATCAGACCCAGGCGTCCACTTTCAAGGAAAAGCAGGCACTGGCTTTAGTAAAGGAAGCGTTCCAAACCCAAGTTTCATTAAGTGAACAGCCTCAATCACTGGAAGCCATTGAAAACCAGCTTAATTCTTCCTTTACAGAAGAACTGTCTGATTCATTTATTGAAGAAAATGTCATAAAAGTAGAAGATGGCTTTCAAACGTTTGGTTCAGACTTTGCACCATACTATATTCCTTTCTTTAAATACGATGAGCACACAAAAGTTAAGTATGCAGATGGAAAGTGGTACATATGGGAAGAACGGACAGGTGAAGAAAAAGGTCCTGTCTCAACAGAGCCGGGAGTGGAAGCCGTTGTTTTAACAAAGGTAAAAGGTGATTGGAAAGTATCTTCTATAACCAATGAATTGCCGGGAGACATCACGTCATACAAAGAATAA
- a CDS encoding YkuJ family protein has product MSQLLGIIQRLKTLQEQGEQGETQQRFFEYNGKKICEVKYLPKQDTFEIEVMNEKGSSFPFDNIDITAIEIYELLQEANQE; this is encoded by the coding sequence ATGTCTCAGCTTCTTGGAATCATACAAAGATTAAAGACATTGCAAGAACAAGGTGAACAAGGGGAAACTCAACAGCGTTTTTTTGAATACAACGGAAAGAAGATTTGTGAGGTAAAGTATTTACCGAAACAGGATACCTTCGAAATTGAAGTCATGAATGAAAAAGGGAGCAGTTTTCCTTTTGACAACATCGACATCACGGCAATTGAAATCTACGAACTGCTGCAGGAAGCAAATCAAGAATAA
- the fadH gene encoding 2,4-dienoyl-CoA reductase, with the protein MGETQTVIITGGSNGMGKYMAKFFLEKGSNVVITGRNEERLQSVKEEFAALEGELEVFQMDVREQEHSEAMVKFTAEKFGRIDVLINNAAGNFICPVEKMTPNGWKSVIDIVLNGTFLCSHAVGNHWIAEKQKGSIINMVATYAWNAGAGVAHSAAAKAGVLSLTRTLAVEWGHKYGIRTNAIAPGPIERTGGAEKLWVSDEAAKRTIESVPLKRLGTPEEIAGLAYFISSEQAAYMNGECITLDGGQWLNQFPF; encoded by the coding sequence ATGGGAGAAACACAAACGGTGATCATCACTGGAGGCTCCAATGGTATGGGGAAATATATGGCGAAATTTTTCCTGGAAAAGGGTTCGAATGTCGTCATCACGGGGCGGAATGAAGAGAGACTGCAGTCAGTAAAAGAAGAATTCGCAGCGCTTGAAGGGGAACTGGAAGTATTTCAGATGGATGTGAGAGAACAGGAGCACTCTGAGGCAATGGTTAAATTCACAGCAGAGAAGTTCGGTAGAATTGATGTGTTGATCAACAATGCAGCCGGAAATTTTATCTGCCCTGTTGAAAAAATGACTCCTAACGGATGGAAATCTGTCATTGATATCGTTCTGAATGGAACATTCCTTTGTTCCCATGCAGTGGGCAATCATTGGATTGCAGAAAAGCAAAAAGGGTCGATTATCAATATGGTGGCTACATATGCATGGAATGCCGGAGCCGGGGTAGCCCACTCAGCTGCGGCAAAAGCGGGTGTCTTATCTTTGACGAGAACGCTTGCTGTTGAATGGGGTCACAAGTATGGAATACGTACCAACGCCATCGCCCCGGGACCGATTGAACGAACAGGAGGGGCAGAAAAGCTATGGGTCTCAGATGAAGCTGCCAAACGTACGATTGAAAGCGTGCCTCTAAAGCGGCTCGGGACCCCTGAAGAAATTGCGGGACTTGCTTACTTCATTTCTTCTGAACAAGCAGCATATATGAATGGAGAATGCATCACATTGGATGGAGGTCAATGGTTGAATCAATTTCCATTCTAA
- the cbpB gene encoding cyclic-di-AMP-binding protein CbpB gives MISLSSKEFLETNIKDFIIPSEKVAHVQMGNSLEHALLLLTKSGYSSIPVLDSAFRFQGLISSSLITDAVLGLERFEFEKLESMKVEEVMTSDFPTISFDADFKKAVELLIDHPFLCVVSDDEYFEGIMTRRVMLKQLKRNIYNS, from the coding sequence ATGATTTCATTAAGTAGTAAGGAATTTTTAGAAACGAATATTAAAGATTTTATCATTCCATCAGAGAAAGTCGCTCACGTACAAATGGGTAATTCTCTTGAACATGCTTTGCTGTTATTGACAAAAAGCGGATATTCTTCCATTCCGGTATTGGATTCTGCATTTCGTTTTCAAGGTCTTATCAGCTCATCGCTCATAACTGATGCTGTATTGGGTCTCGAGCGATTTGAGTTTGAGAAGCTTGAATCAATGAAAGTGGAGGAAGTCATGACCAGTGATTTCCCTACGATTTCATTCGATGCGGATTTCAAAAAAGCGGTGGAGCTGTTGATTGATCATCCATTCTTGTGTGTAGTCTCCGATGATGAATATTTTGAAGGGATCATGACCAGAAGAGTGATGTTGAAACAGCTCAAACGGAACATTTATAATTCCTAA
- a CDS encoding chemotaxis protein has translation MNDSKGILLESGTNELELVEFEVQDNKFGINVIKVKEIILPTPIIPIPHSHPHVKGLIQLRGEVLPVVDMARVLGLEEKESPQSKFIVSEFNKQKVVFHVHNVTQIHRISWDQIEKPSEMYSGIKSGIIGVVKREDSMVLMVDFESIMVEINPESGIHVDQLKKLGPRERRDKRIVAAEDSPLLRKLLHDTLTEAGYDSVEFFENGSDALAYLESLAKETGPIEESVGLVITDIEMPQMDGHHLTKRIKSHPVLKKLPVIIFSSLITNDLRHKGEMVGAEEQVSKPEIAELITRIDQFVL, from the coding sequence TTGAATGATTCAAAAGGGATCCTGCTGGAAAGCGGGACAAATGAACTTGAACTGGTTGAATTTGAAGTTCAAGATAATAAATTTGGAATTAACGTAATAAAGGTGAAGGAAATCATTCTACCCACCCCAATCATTCCTATCCCGCACTCTCATCCTCATGTAAAGGGACTGATTCAATTGCGGGGAGAAGTTCTTCCCGTTGTGGATATGGCAAGAGTTCTGGGACTGGAAGAAAAAGAATCACCACAGTCAAAATTTATCGTATCTGAGTTCAATAAACAAAAAGTGGTTTTCCATGTACATAATGTTACTCAGATTCACCGAATTTCATGGGACCAGATTGAAAAACCATCGGAGATGTACTCTGGAATCAAATCAGGAATCATCGGGGTGGTGAAGCGTGAAGATTCTATGGTCCTCATGGTGGATTTTGAAAGTATCATGGTTGAAATCAATCCTGAATCCGGAATACACGTCGATCAATTGAAAAAACTCGGACCAAGAGAAAGAAGAGATAAAAGAATAGTGGCCGCTGAAGACTCGCCGCTTCTTCGAAAACTTCTGCATGACACATTGACTGAGGCGGGATACGATTCGGTTGAATTTTTTGAGAATGGGTCTGATGCATTGGCTTATCTGGAATCACTTGCAAAAGAAACCGGCCCTATCGAAGAATCAGTCGGATTGGTGATTACTGATATTGAAATGCCTCAAATGGACGGCCACCATCTTACAAAGAGAATTAAAAGTCATCCTGTCTTAAAGAAGCTGCCGGTCATCATTTTTTCTTCACTGATTACAAATGATTTAAGGCATAAAGGTGAGATGGTGGGGGCGGAGGAACAAGTAAGCAAGCCTGAAATAGCAGAGCTGATAACGAGGATTGATCAGTTCGTATTGTGA
- the queE gene encoding 7-carboxy-7-deazaguanine synthase QueE, with amino-acid sequence MKKIPVLEIFGPTIQGEGMVIGQKTMFVRTAGCDYSCAWCDSAFTWDGSAKDDIRLLTAEEIWNELREIGGERFSHVTISGGNPALLTSLNELLTIFKEKNIQSALETQGSRWQDWFYDIDDLTISPKPPSSHMKTDFEKLDFIVQNLRDNDSNISLKVVVFNDEDLQYAKVVHQRYPSIPFYIQTGNPKVMEENTKQLVSDLLNDYEALIDRVSNDEELNHVRVLPQLHTLVWGNKRGV; translated from the coding sequence ATGAAAAAAATCCCTGTCTTAGAGATATTCGGACCGACCATACAAGGAGAAGGCATGGTCATCGGACAAAAAACGATGTTTGTGAGAACGGCAGGATGTGACTATAGCTGTGCCTGGTGTGATTCAGCATTTACCTGGGACGGCTCTGCGAAAGACGATATCAGGCTCCTGACAGCTGAAGAGATATGGAATGAATTAAGAGAAATAGGCGGAGAACGTTTTTCACATGTGACGATTTCTGGAGGGAATCCTGCTCTCCTTACGAGTTTAAATGAGCTATTGACCATCTTTAAAGAGAAAAACATTCAGTCAGCACTTGAAACGCAAGGAAGCAGATGGCAGGATTGGTTCTATGATATCGATGATTTAACCATCTCACCCAAACCGCCAAGTTCCCATATGAAAACGGATTTTGAAAAATTGGACTTTATCGTTCAAAATTTGAGGGACAACGACTCCAACATCAGTTTGAAAGTGGTTGTCTTTAATGATGAAGATCTGCAATATGCAAAGGTGGTTCATCAACGATACCCGTCAATCCCTTTCTATATCCAGACTGGAAATCCAAAAGTGATGGAAGAAAATACAAAACAATTGGTTTCTGATTTACTGAATGATTACGAAGCATTGATTGATAGGGTCTCAAATGATGAAGAATTAAATCACGTCAGGGTTCTCCCACAGCTTCACACGCTTGTTTGGGGAAATAAAAGAGGCGTGTAA
- a CDS encoding 6-carboxytetrahydropterin synthase yields the protein MLQQIYPTPQHGFEFELNKDMHFAAAHYIPHEDAGDCQKVHGHTYFANITIGGNELDESGFLINFQHIKKLIHKRFDHSLLNEDSRFSNHDPMKFPTTEAVAKTVCEIVQQHLDTLAHRPQCLQVFLRETPTSYVIYRPKKGRAS from the coding sequence ATGCTGCAGCAAATATATCCGACTCCTCAACATGGTTTTGAATTCGAACTGAATAAAGATATGCATTTTGCAGCAGCACATTATATACCACACGAGGATGCAGGTGATTGTCAGAAGGTGCATGGTCATACCTACTTTGCTAATATCACCATCGGGGGAAATGAACTGGATGAATCCGGCTTTCTTATTAATTTTCAACATATCAAAAAGTTGATTCATAAGCGGTTCGATCACTCTCTCCTGAATGAAGACAGCCGATTTTCAAATCATGATCCCATGAAATTCCCGACCACTGAAGCAGTAGCCAAGACGGTGTGTGAGATTGTGCAGCAGCATTTGGATACGTTGGCGCATCGGCCTCAGTGCCTTCAGGTGTTTTTGCGGGAGACACCCACATCCTATGTAATCTACAGACCTAAAAAGGGGAGAGCATCATGA
- a CDS encoding EAL domain-containing protein — MDPLDIISNIEKVIPYFQPVFSADEHKIIGYEVLGRIIHENGEAVSLGPFFTGNDIPDEYKMEVDENVTRKALNQFISANQEGLIFINRDARLLMFDHGESFLELLLDYKDKGLQLNRIVLELSEKTFHGDFEQLLHVLLYYKTYGIKVAIDNVGGNMGELDRLSHFSPDILKVDLSQLRNDAGNKMYKDILFSLSVLARKIGASLLFENIEINYQLQFAWLNGGRFYQGYYLKHPSATFLKSEILKDKLKEKCEDYIRYEKKHLEAGYQFADDLHKEITQTLSQLKKQTEDFDKLLTGLAVTFADKCFRLYMCDENGFQVTSNILKVHGKWELHQRFKGKNWSWRPYFLENILRMRINKKGLLSDIYSDIDSGEPIRTYSYPFGNGLYLFMDLSYEFLFEEESLLY, encoded by the coding sequence ATGGATCCCTTAGATATCATTTCAAATATTGAGAAAGTCATTCCTTATTTTCAACCGGTTTTCAGCGCGGATGAACATAAAATAATCGGCTATGAAGTGCTGGGCAGAATCATCCATGAGAATGGGGAGGCGGTAAGCCTTGGCCCTTTTTTCACGGGTAATGATATTCCAGATGAATATAAGATGGAAGTCGATGAAAATGTGACTAGAAAGGCACTCAATCAATTCATTTCAGCTAATCAGGAAGGGTTGATTTTTATTAACCGTGATGCCAGGCTGCTCATGTTCGACCATGGGGAATCCTTCCTGGAATTACTGCTGGATTATAAAGACAAAGGACTTCAGTTGAATCGTATAGTATTAGAGCTTTCCGAGAAGACGTTTCACGGCGATTTCGAACAGCTTTTACATGTTCTTTTATATTATAAAACGTATGGAATTAAAGTAGCCATCGACAATGTTGGCGGGAACATGGGGGAGCTTGACAGACTGTCACATTTTTCTCCCGATATTCTGAAAGTCGATCTCTCACAACTTCGAAATGACGCAGGAAACAAGATGTACAAAGATATATTATTCAGTCTTTCCGTGCTTGCCAGAAAAATTGGAGCTTCACTCCTGTTCGAGAATATAGAAATTAATTATCAGCTGCAATTTGCATGGTTGAATGGAGGCAGATTTTATCAGGGATATTATCTAAAGCACCCTTCAGCTACTTTCTTGAAAAGTGAAATCCTTAAAGACAAACTAAAGGAAAAATGCGAGGATTACATTCGTTATGAAAAGAAACATTTAGAAGCAGGTTATCAATTCGCGGATGATTTACATAAAGAGATCACCCAAACGTTATCACAGCTGAAAAAACAAACAGAAGACTTTGATAAACTGCTCACCGGACTCGCAGTCACATTTGCAGATAAGTGTTTTCGATTGTATATGTGCGATGAGAATGGGTTTCAGGTCACAAGCAATATCCTGAAAGTACATGGTAAATGGGAGCTCCATCAGAGATTCAAGGGGAAGAATTGGAGCTGGCGCCCGTATTTCTTGGAAAACATTCTCCGAATGAGAATCAATAAAAAAGGATTATTGTCGGATATCTATAGTGATATTGATTCTGGGGAACCAATCCGCACCTACTCTTATCCATTTGGAAATGGATTATATCTTTTCATGGATTTATCTTATGAGTTTTTATTTGAAGAAGAAAGCCTTCTTTATTAG
- a CDS encoding GGDEF and EAL domain-containing protein, with amino-acid sequence MQVLNKKQENEKLDTVLKEVVLENINDLIFIMKVEEGPSFRYVYINESAKRSTEIKNEDMGRLLDDVLPGELAARLKEKYVQLVENEETIIFRDTIMLPGREQVVNESILTPIKNESEEIEYVVSITRDVTPLMREKRRLTNAKNRYKSIIEHNLDAIFILDSNGVIKESNIAGCQLTGYTKTQLMNYSIFELFHSSVKEDLQHTLEKALRGTPATLEHCLMKTSKRKDKVTSLKAVPIVVKEKFDGCYIIVKDNTISYEQNEMIHYMALHDQLTGLWNRKALDEHLPLFIQSMEDTEKELSVLYLDLDRFKFVNDTLGLKGGDRFLNKISERLVTLTDEHCLLYRQGGDEFIYLLKNSSLEDTKKKAGEVLSLFHQSFTIDGQEFYISPSIGVSRYPADGYDANSLIQKAAQALFQVKEKGRAHFRFYQTHMESSFPNYIIMESHLRKAIAKEELYIHYQPQMNLSTGNVDSFEALIRWNNRKFGFVSPGQFIPLAEETGLIHGIGEWVLEQVCMQLKNWRKKGYKNVRIAINISPKQFLQEQLVETIRGYLDKYEIPSACLEIEITEGAMQDTQQTLKVLKKLKELGVFISVDDFGTGYSSLNYLKRFPIDILKIDQSFVREIGSSQKDSAITTTIIHLAHSLGLEVIAEGVEKEGQVHFLREAKCQKAQGFYFSKPKGPEELEHYVHA; translated from the coding sequence ATGCAGGTATTAAACAAGAAACAAGAAAATGAAAAGTTAGACACTGTTTTAAAAGAAGTTGTTTTGGAAAATATAAATGACTTGATCTTTATTATGAAAGTCGAGGAAGGACCTTCCTTTCGTTATGTATATATAAATGAATCTGCAAAGAGAAGTACGGAAATAAAAAATGAAGATATGGGAAGGCTGCTGGATGATGTGCTTCCAGGAGAACTGGCAGCACGTCTCAAAGAAAAGTATGTTCAATTGGTAGAAAATGAAGAGACCATTATCTTCAGGGACACGATCATGCTTCCAGGAAGGGAACAGGTAGTAAATGAATCGATTTTAACCCCTATCAAAAATGAATCGGAAGAAATAGAATATGTTGTGTCCATCACGAGAGATGTCACACCCCTGATGAGAGAAAAGAGAAGGCTTACAAATGCAAAAAACAGATATAAATCGATCATTGAACATAATTTAGATGCCATTTTTATTTTGGACTCGAATGGGGTAATAAAGGAATCAAATATTGCCGGCTGTCAACTGACTGGTTATACCAAAACACAATTGATGAATTACAGTATCTTTGAGCTATTTCACTCATCGGTCAAGGAGGACCTGCAGCACACATTGGAAAAGGCATTGAGAGGCACGCCGGCTACTTTAGAGCATTGTTTGATGAAAACCAGCAAAAGGAAGGATAAAGTAACAAGCCTGAAAGCGGTCCCGATTGTGGTAAAAGAGAAATTTGACGGATGTTATATCATTGTCAAGGATAATACAATTTCTTACGAGCAAAATGAAATGATTCATTATATGGCACTTCATGACCAGTTGACCGGGCTTTGGAATCGAAAAGCTTTAGATGAGCATCTTCCCCTGTTCATTCAATCGATGGAGGATACGGAGAAGGAGCTGTCGGTCTTATACTTGGATTTAGATCGATTTAAATTTGTGAATGATACCCTTGGATTAAAAGGGGGAGACCGCTTCCTTAATAAAATATCAGAACGCTTGGTGACCTTGACTGATGAGCATTGTCTTCTATACAGACAAGGGGGCGATGAGTTCATTTATTTATTGAAGAATAGCAGCTTGGAAGATACAAAGAAAAAAGCAGGGGAAGTACTGTCGTTATTTCATCAATCATTTACGATAGATGGTCAGGAATTCTATATCAGTCCTTCCATCGGGGTAAGCCGTTACCCTGCGGATGGGTATGATGCCAATTCCCTCATCCAAAAGGCTGCACAGGCTCTGTTTCAGGTAAAAGAAAAAGGGAGGGCCCATTTCAGGTTTTATCAAACTCACATGGAATCAAGCTTTCCCAATTATATTATAATGGAATCACATCTGAGAAAAGCGATAGCAAAGGAAGAATTGTATATTCACTATCAACCTCAGATGAATTTATCAACTGGCAATGTCGACAGTTTTGAAGCGTTGATTCGCTGGAATAATCGGAAGTTCGGTTTCGTATCACCGGGACAGTTTATCCCGCTTGCAGAAGAAACCGGACTCATTCACGGAATCGGAGAGTGGGTGCTGGAGCAAGTCTGCATGCAATTAAAGAATTGGAGGAAAAAGGGCTATAAAAACGTAAGGATTGCGATAAATATATCTCCCAAACAATTTCTTCAAGAACAGCTTGTGGAAACGATAAGAGGGTACCTTGACAAGTATGAAATTCCCTCTGCATGCTTGGAAATTGAAATTACCGAGGGAGCCATGCAGGATACTCAGCAAACATTAAAAGTGCTCAAGAAACTAAAGGAGCTTGGTGTATTTATTTCCGTGGATGATTTTGGAACGGGTTATTCATCTCTAAATTATTTGAAAAGATTTCCTATCGACATCCTTAAAATAGATCAGTCGTTCGTTAGGGAAATCGGCTCCAGTCAAAAAGATTCGGCCATTACAACAACGATCATTCATCTCGCCCACAGTCTCGGCCTTGAAGTGATTGCAGAAGGTGTGGAAAAAGAGGGTCAGGTTCATTTCCTGAGAGAAGCAAAGTGCCAGAAAGCGCAAGGTTTTTACTTCAGTAAGCCAAAAGGTCCCGAAGAATTAGAGCATTATGTCCATGCTTAA
- a CDS encoding YkyB family protein encodes MRNPSKNTPSSTSVNTLSQAIFTVNRHAKTAGNPKYLYALKKRALMKMIREGKAKKVGLHFSKNPKFSQQQSDVLVDCGEYTFHIPPSKEDFKQLPHLGTLDQSMRNPKSKMGLQQAKGILEDYTGMSDTDDKRKKHGKSSYQKPVFKKLGDSFF; translated from the coding sequence TTGAGAAATCCTAGTAAAAATACCCCTTCCTCCACATCAGTAAATACCCTCTCTCAAGCTATTTTCACTGTTAATCGCCATGCCAAGACTGCCGGTAACCCAAAATATTTGTATGCATTAAAAAAACGTGCATTGATGAAGATGATCCGTGAAGGAAAAGCCAAAAAAGTAGGACTCCATTTTTCAAAGAATCCTAAATTCAGTCAGCAGCAATCAGATGTCCTGGTTGATTGCGGTGAATACACCTTCCACATACCTCCTTCAAAAGAAGATTTTAAACAATTGCCGCACCTGGGGACACTCGACCAATCCATGAGGAACCCGAAAAGTAAAATGGGCCTTCAACAGGCAAAAGGCATCTTGGAAGACTATACCGGAATGTCTGATACTGATGATAAACGTAAAAAACATGGAAAAAGCAGTTATCAAAAACCTGTATTTAAAAAGCTGGGTGACAGCTTCTTTTAA